In Dryobates pubescens isolate bDryPub1 chromosome 26, bDryPub1.pri, whole genome shotgun sequence, a single window of DNA contains:
- the PCK1 gene encoding phosphoenolpyruvate carboxykinase, cytosolic [GTP], whose product MPPQLKAEVNVMPKVVQGDLDSFSPEARDFIESNAKLCQPESIHICDGSEEENKKILDIMVEHGMIKKLRKYENCWLALTDPRDVARVESKTVIITQEQRDTIPIPKTGTSQLGRWMSEEDFEKAFNTRFPGCMQGRTMYVIPFSMGPIGSPLSKIGIQLTDSPYVVASMRIMTRMGTAVLKALGNGEFVKCLHSVGCPLPLKEPLINNWPCNPELTLIAHLPDRREIISFGSGYGGNSLLGKKCFALRIASRIAKEEGWLAEHMLILGITNPEGKKKYFAAAFPSACGKTNLAMMNPSLPGWKIECVGDDIAWMKFDEQGNLRAINPENGFFGVAPGTSVKTNPNAIKTILRNTIFTNVAETSDGGVYWEGIEEPLPPGVTLTSWKNKPWTPDNGEPCAHPNSRFCTPAGQCPIMDPAWESPEGVPIEGIIFGGRRPAGVPLVYEAFNWQHGVFIGAAMRSEATAAAEHKGKVIMHDPFAMRPFFGYNFGKYLAHWLSMAHRPAAKLPRIFHVNWFRKDSQGKFLWPGFGENSRVLEWMFNRIEGRASAKPTAIGYIPADTALNLKGLEDVNLTELFDISKDFWEKEVEEVKQYFEVQVNADLPCEIEKEMLALETRIKQL is encoded by the exons ATGCCCCCACAGCTGAAAGCCGAGGTAAATGTCATGCCCAAGGTTGTCCAGGGGGATTTGGACAGCTTTTCCCCAGAAGCAAGGGATTTCATTGAAAGTAatgccaagctgtgccagcctgaGAGCATTCATATCTGTGAtggctcagaagaagaaaacaaaaaaattctgGACATCATGGTAGAACATGGCATGATCAAGAAGCTGAGGAAGTATGAGAACTG CTGGCTGGCTCTCACTGATCCAAGAGATGTGGCAAGAGTTGAGAGCAAAACTGTCATCATCACTCAAGAACAGAGAGATACCATTCCCATCCCTAAAACTGGAACCAGCCAGCTGGGTCGCTGGATGTCTGAAGAAGATTTTGAGAAAGCCTTCAATACCAGGTTCCCGGGCTGCATGCAAG GACGCACAATGTATGTCATCCCCTTCAGCATGGGGCCTATTGGGTCTCCTTTGTCCAAGATTGGGATTCAGCTGACAGATTCCCCATATGTAGTGGCCAGCATGAGGATCATGACACGGATGGGAACAGCTGTTTTGAAGGCCCTGGGCAATGGCGAGTTTGTAAAATGCCTTCACTCAGTTGGATGCCCTCTGCCACTAAAAG AACCATTAATCAACAACTGGCCATGCAACCCAGAGTTAACGTTGATTGCCCATCTCCCGGATCGCAGAGAGATCATTTCATTTGGCAGTGGTTACGGAGGAAACTCcttactggggaaaaaatgctttGCTCTCAGAATTGCCAGCAGAATTGCCAAAGAGGAGGGCTGGCTAGCTGAGCACATGCTG ATCCTGGGCATTACTAATCCAGAAGGTAAAAAGAAGTATTTTGCTGCAGCATTCCCTAGTGCATGTGGTAAAACTAACTTGGCCATGATGAACCCAAGCCTTCCGGGATGGAAAATTGAATGTGTGGGTGATGATATTGCCTGGATGAAATTTGATGAACAAG GCAATTTAAGGGCAATCAATCCAGAAAATGGCTTTTTTGGTGTTGCCCCTGGAACCTCAgtcaaaacaaaccccaatgCTATCAAAACCATATTGAGGAACACCATCTTTACCAATGTAGCGGAAACCAGTGATGGAGGTGTCTACTGGGAAGGCATTGAAGAGCCATTACCACCAGGAGTAACACTGACTTCGTGGAAAAACAAGCCCTGGACCCCAGATAATG GGGAACCTTGTGCTCATCCCAACTCGCGGTTCTGTACTCCAGCTGGCCAGTGCCCCATCATGGACCCTGCATGGGAATCACCCGAAGGTGTGCCCATTGAAGGGATAATCTTTGGAGGCCGTAGACCTGCTG GTGTGCCTCTTGTATATGAGGCCTTTAACTGGCAGCATGGAGTATTTATAGGAGCAGCTATGAGATCTGaagcaacagcagctgctgagcacaaaG GAAAAGTCATTATGCATGATCCATTTGCCATGAGACCTTTCTTTGGCTACAATTTTGGCAAATACCTGGCCCACTGGCTCAGCATGGCACATCGGCCAGCTGCAAAACTCCCCAGGATCTTTCATGTTAACTGGTTCCGGAAAGACAGCCAAGGGAAATTCCTGTGGCCTGGCTTTGGAGAGAATTCCCGTGTGCTGGAGTGGATGTTCAACAGAATTGAAGGGAGAGCCTCTGCCAAGCCAACTGCCATCGGTTACATCCCTGCTGACACTGCTTTGAACTTGAAGGGTTTAGAAGATGTCAACTTGACCGAACTGTTTGATATCTCCAAAGATTTCTGGGAAAAGGAGGTAGAAGAAGTCAAACAATATTTTGAAGTACAAGTTAATGCTGATCTTCCCTGTGAAATAGAAAAGGAAATGCTTGCCTTAGAGACAAGGATAAAACAATTGTAG